A window of the Candidatus Poribacteria bacterium genome harbors these coding sequences:
- a CDS encoding sigma-70 family RNA polymerase sigma factor: MKNSDVELIRRTLDGDDTAFTHLVRKYQKPVHALAWRKLGDFHTAEEITQDTFLKAYQKLATLKEPQRFSSWLYVIAARLCVAWLRKKRLLTQSLEETNLVQLEKATYSGYVVEENERTSGETQREVVKKLLAKLQESERTIITLHYFSEMSSAEIGEFLGVSANTIRSRLRRAQQRLKKEEEPMIREALENFQITPNLTENIMREISHIKPAAPSNGKPLMPWAIAASTVAVVFVMLGVGNRYLSRFQKPYNFDAASEMTVELIEAPVVLDLESKPDIRTQLGVSTASGKNDTSEQQPDNDTAFQNSQTWNLPENAIARFGRGVMGGSDRAIAFSSDGKRLAVATGAGIWIYDGQTYHELALLTGHTDVVRAVAFSPDGEKLASGGEDGTLKLWNLETGDFTALAGHIYHTDSIAFSPDGKMFASGSWDGTVKLWDTENGQNLATFAEHKLWDTENGRKKFVGHRSRVFSVAFSPDGKTVASGAEDHAIRLWDVETGRNIETLTGHKNGVFSVAFSPDGEKLASGALDDTVKLWNVLTGRNLQTFKHRERVFSVAFSPDGKLLAGGAWRGIKLWNVETGTEVNGLKDGATVRSGSIAFSPDGATLASAAVDRFGGTSGEVTLWNVETGRNRTTLHGHTERISNISFSPDGTTLASGLWSGAVKLWDIKTGKIMHTYNRAGNLAVFSSDGKTLASAGWRGIELWEVGTHKNISSLKMLRADIRCLAFSPDSQILAWGNGDQVKLWKHASGSLLGFIGLDITTLKGHTDEVRTVAFSPDGKTLASAGRDKTVKLWDVSTGRNIRTLEHAYPVVNVVFSPDSATLAAGRVGGEIELWDVSTGQNLATFGEHGGAVFSVAFSPDGTTLASGAGFGEIKLWDIETGQEIATLEGHTDIAFSVAFSPDGKTLASGSQDGTVLVWNPERAIDR; the protein is encoded by the coding sequence ATGAAAAATAGTGATGTTGAACTCATTCGCCGCACGCTTGATGGCGACGATACCGCTTTTACGCACCTTGTGAGGAAATACCAGAAGCCGGTTCACGCGCTTGCGTGGCGGAAGCTTGGTGATTTCCACACTGCTGAGGAGATTACGCAGGACACTTTCCTGAAGGCGTACCAGAAACTGGCGACACTGAAGGAGCCGCAGCGTTTTTCGAGTTGGCTTTATGTGATAGCGGCACGCCTCTGCGTTGCGTGGCTTCGTAAAAAGCGTTTGTTGACGCAGTCGCTTGAAGAAACGAACCTCGTGCAATTAGAAAAAGCGACGTATTCAGGATATGTCGTTGAAGAGAACGAGCGAACATCTGGAGAGACCCAACGCGAAGTCGTGAAAAAGTTGCTTGCGAAACTCCAAGAGAGTGAGCGCACGATTATAACGCTGCATTATTTCAGCGAAATGTCCAGTGCGGAGATCGGTGAGTTTTTAGGTGTATCGGCGAATACGATTCGGAGTCGTCTACGCCGCGCACAGCAACGTTTGAAGAAGGAGGAGGAGCCGATGATAAGAGAGGCTTTAGAGAATTTTCAAATCACACCGAATCTCACTGAGAATATCATGCGCGAGATTTCACATATCAAACCTGCTGCGCCATCTAATGGTAAACCGTTGATGCCGTGGGCAATTGCTGCATCTACGGTAGCAGTTGTGTTTGTGATGTTAGGTGTAGGTAACCGATACTTGTCGCGTTTCCAGAAACCTTATAATTTCGACGCGGCTTCAGAGATGACAGTGGAACTCATTGAAGCACCTGTTGTGTTGGACCTTGAATCCAAACCAGATATTCGGACGCAACTTGGGGTCTCCACCGCTTCCGGAAAAAATGACACCTCTGAACAGCAGCCTGATAATGATACAGCGTTTCAGAACAGTCAGACATGGAATTTGCCAGAAAACGCGATTGCACGTTTCGGCAGAGGTGTTATGGGTGGTTCTGACCGAGCGATTGCCTTTTCATCCGATGGAAAACGTCTCGCTGTTGCAACCGGTGCTGGCATCTGGATTTACGATGGACAGACATATCATGAACTGGCACTGCTGACTGGACATACGGACGTTGTCCGGGCGGTTGCCTTTTCCCCAGATGGAGAGAAACTCGCGTCCGGCGGGGAAGATGGTACACTCAAACTTTGGAATCTTGAGACTGGAGATTTTACTGCGCTTGCTGGACACATATATCATACTGACTCCATAGCATTTTCACCCGATGGGAAGATGTTCGCCTCCGGTTCGTGGGATGGTACTGTCAAATTGTGGGACACAGAAAATGGACAAAATCTTGCTACATTTGCAGAACACAAATTGTGGGACACAGAAAATGGACGGAAAAAATTTGTAGGACACCGATCTCGGGTTTTCTCTGTAGCGTTTTCGCCTGACGGTAAAACGGTTGCCTCCGGCGCAGAAGACCATGCGATTAGGCTATGGGACGTTGAGACAGGACGAAATATCGAGACGCTCACGGGGCATAAGAATGGGGTTTTTTCAGTGGCCTTCTCACCTGATGGTGAAAAACTCGCGTCAGGGGCATTGGATGACACAGTTAAACTGTGGAATGTCTTAACAGGACGAAATCTCCAGACATTCAAGCATAGAGAGAGAGTTTTTTCGGTAGCGTTTTCGCCGGATGGCAAGCTCCTTGCTGGTGGCGCATGGCGCGGAATTAAACTCTGGAATGTTGAAACAGGCACAGAGGTCAATGGGCTTAAAGATGGTGCAACGGTTAGATCTGGTTCTATAGCGTTTTCACCCGATGGTGCAACGCTTGCTTCGGCAGCAGTAGATCGCTTTGGTGGAACATCTGGAGAGGTTACCTTGTGGAATGTAGAAACTGGGAGAAACCGGACCACACTACATGGACATACGGAAAGGATTTCCAACATATCGTTTTCGCCTGATGGTACGACCCTCGCATCTGGATTGTGGAGCGGAGCGGTCAAACTCTGGGACATCAAAACTGGGAAAATTATGCACACCTACAACAGAGCAGGTAATTTAGCGGTATTCTCGTCTGACGGTAAGACGCTTGCCTCAGCTGGGTGGCGTGGTATTGAACTCTGGGAAGTAGGCACGCATAAGAATATTTCCTCCCTTAAAATGCTTAGGGCGGATATTCGTTGTTTGGCGTTTTCACCTGACAGTCAGATACTTGCTTGGGGGAATGGGGATCAGGTCAAACTGTGGAAGCATGCGTCCGGATCACTGCTTGGTTTTATAGGGCTGGACATCACTACCCTGAAAGGGCATACAGATGAGGTCCGCACCGTGGCCTTTTCGCCAGATGGTAAAACCCTTGCTTCAGCAGGTAGAGATAAGACGGTAAAACTTTGGGATGTTTCCACTGGAAGAAATATCCGCACGCTTGAACATGCGTATCCGGTTGTGAATGTCGTATTTTCGCCCGATAGTGCGACCCTCGCCGCAGGAAGGGTCGGTGGAGAAATTGAGCTTTGGGATGTTTCCACTGGGCAAAATCTCGCGACATTTGGAGAGCATGGAGGTGCTGTTTTCTCAGTGGCATTTTCACCCGACGGCACGACCCTCGCTTCGGGGGCTGGGTTCGGAGAGATCAAACTTTGGGATATAGAAACGGGACAAGAGATCGCTACATTGGAAGGGCATACCGATATTGCCTTTTCTGTCGCCTTCTCGCCTGATGGAAAAACCCTCGCCTCTGGATCTCAAGATGGGACAGTGCTGGTATGGAACCCCGAACGAGCGATTGATCGCTAA
- a CDS encoding RNA polymerase sigma factor has protein sequence MKNDDVELIQDSLIGDENAFATLVRKYQKHVHALAWRKIGDFHVAEEVTQDTFLQVYKKLATLKDPHRFAGWLYRIAARQCHAWLRKKRMQTQSLEDTDPELIERMTYSQYIAEEQERAATDAQRDIVQRLLARLRESERTVVTLHYFGEMTVEEISRFLGVSASTIKSRLRRARHRLKKSEPMIREALEGFQIRANLTENIMQEISRMNPTPPSFSKPFIPWAIAASTLVLVVMAFGASNQYLTRFQQPYNFDAPSEMTIELIDTPIVLDLASKPDVRTQLGKSTETPSKGSELAPNTDQPEYVPRFLSAQAKKVVLNDQEPSQQVLSILRTPAAGTQDYTVVEIDATAFKDGGVLTIDLWIGSAEAAGAFILFASDSEFSTDGMPEVVLTSASGIIPGKAGRITHRFDEGEHFKLGATGNSFSGEEKVNSFLAKISVDAE, from the coding sequence ATGAAGAACGACGATGTTGAACTGATTCAAGACAGTCTCATAGGCGATGAAAACGCGTTTGCTACTTTGGTAAGAAAATACCAAAAGCATGTCCACGCGCTTGCGTGGCGGAAGATTGGCGATTTCCATGTTGCTGAAGAGGTCACACAGGATACCTTTTTGCAAGTCTATAAGAAACTGGCAACACTAAAGGATCCGCATCGTTTTGCTGGGTGGCTTTATAGAATTGCTGCGCGTCAATGCCACGCGTGGTTGAGAAAGAAGCGGATGCAGACGCAATCGCTGGAAGACACAGACCCCGAACTGATAGAAAGGATGACGTATTCTCAATATATCGCCGAGGAGCAGGAGAGAGCTGCGACTGACGCGCAGCGCGACATCGTCCAAAGATTGCTTGCCCGGCTGCGGGAGAGTGAACGCACCGTCGTCACACTCCACTACTTCGGGGAAATGACGGTTGAAGAGATTAGTCGGTTTTTAGGTGTGTCGGCGAGTACCATTAAAAGTCGGCTCCGTCGCGCGCGACACCGCTTAAAGAAATCGGAACCCATGATCCGAGAGGCACTGGAAGGTTTCCAAATTAGGGCGAATCTCACCGAAAATATCATGCAAGAGATTTCCCGTATGAATCCTACACCGCCTTCCTTTAGCAAACCATTTATACCGTGGGCGATTGCGGCTTCAACGCTTGTCCTCGTTGTGATGGCATTTGGAGCCAGCAATCAGTACCTAACACGTTTCCAACAGCCTTACAATTTTGATGCGCCATCGGAGATGACGATAGAACTCATTGACACACCTATTGTTTTGGATCTCGCGTCGAAACCGGATGTGCGGACACAACTCGGGAAGTCTACGGAAACCCCCAGTAAAGGCAGTGAACTTGCCCCGAACACAGATCAACCGGAATATGTGCCGAGGTTTCTCTCAGCACAGGCAAAGAAGGTTGTCCTCAACGATCAAGAACCTTCGCAGCAGGTCTTGAGCATTTTGCGAACACCGGCGGCAGGTACGCAAGATTACACTGTCGTTGAAATCGATGCGACAGCGTTTAAAGATGGTGGTGTACTCACGATTGATCTCTGGATTGGGAGCGCAGAGGCTGCTGGTGCGTTTATTCTGTTCGCGAGCGACAGCGAATTTTCCACGGACGGTATGCCTGAAGTTGTACTCACCTCGGCATCAGGGATCATCCCCGGTAAAGCGGGGAGAATCACGCACCGTTTTGACGAAGGCGAGCACTTTAAATTAGGTGCTACCGGTAATTCGTTCAGTGGAGAAGAAAAGGTCAATTCTTTTCTCGCAAAAATCTCTGTAGACGCTGAATAA
- a CDS encoding DUF3352 domain-containing protein, with translation MKKQCLHAFFTVLVLLTTLLFAGFNVAESEQTPTDTPQKFENTRVVPDSSILNLIPKETVGVVYCPNILEADNRINALMTELAPGSEALEIPAKALAHIFPAELLTDIFVDKFKGLTDFEKIGLDLNQDFAIFITSLQPLHLSALMRLTDPEVMKQVLEAEGSTPTEYKGVTYWNTTKGNQSFAILGDTLVFSMPSGACENVIDTYNGTRQAIAQNPNYSTFLADILAEDDQVGVCFDIANLTATLDLPLGEALESITDTLKEGDEASKTVASFLDDLPVEQVEFIEQLLSMNARIEIEGTTLQIKPFLKFGNDSEFLEILEERSNELAFLNELPNRAATNGAVQGCPRLLSELSRLWLPILPNKTPEQQAQQESLLEQVKDFHESLVDQCSVSAAFGDNISGDNISPDYLFIYELKDEHAAKVYMDEIFLEQLNDQGIRMGKSIMHNRIEIKSYVFPSLKETLPVELPEEISGLIPTEWHWSYAFTEGQLLFSVGTGPGSIQMALDRRLGNEERFSDHPSYQKLVENLGSDNNIFVAISPTILAKNSASILGGMDPDNAGMQLIAGLFMSLPENYSIGLSAKKRDSSSIGAKLFIDLGDFKQFIQMITMMGQMVQMPEMQ, from the coding sequence ATGAAAAAGCAATGTTTACACGCATTCTTCACCGTATTGGTGCTTCTGACAACGCTTCTATTTGCCGGTTTTAATGTGGCAGAATCCGAACAGACACCCACAGATACGCCGCAAAAATTTGAAAACACACGAGTTGTCCCAGACAGCAGTATTCTGAATCTAATTCCGAAAGAGACTGTGGGTGTTGTCTACTGTCCCAACATACTGGAAGCGGATAATAGGATTAACGCACTGATGACTGAGCTTGCCCCTGGATCCGAGGCACTCGAAATACCGGCGAAAGCCTTGGCGCATATCTTCCCTGCGGAACTTTTGACGGATATTTTCGTGGATAAATTTAAAGGTTTAACCGATTTTGAAAAAATCGGATTGGATCTGAATCAAGACTTCGCAATTTTTATTACCAGTTTGCAGCCACTGCATCTCTCCGCACTCATGCGTCTGACAGATCCTGAGGTAATGAAACAGGTGCTTGAAGCGGAAGGAAGTACACCCACAGAATATAAAGGCGTAACCTATTGGAACACCACAAAAGGGAATCAGAGTTTTGCTATTTTAGGGGATACCCTCGTTTTTTCAATGCCTTCTGGGGCTTGTGAAAACGTTATTGATACCTATAATGGGACGCGGCAGGCTATCGCACAGAACCCAAATTACAGCACTTTCCTTGCCGACATTTTGGCAGAGGACGATCAGGTGGGAGTCTGTTTTGATATTGCTAACCTTACTGCTACCCTTGATCTTCCGCTTGGAGAAGCATTGGAGTCCATCACGGATACCCTCAAGGAGGGAGACGAGGCATCCAAGACAGTTGCATCTTTCCTCGATGATCTGCCCGTAGAGCAAGTAGAATTCATTGAGCAGTTGCTGTCTATGAACGCGAGAATTGAAATAGAGGGAACCACTCTTCAAATCAAGCCGTTCCTAAAATTCGGAAACGATAGTGAATTTTTGGAAATCTTGGAAGAGAGGTCTAATGAATTAGCTTTCCTCAATGAGCTTCCAAATCGTGCAGCTACGAACGGTGCCGTTCAAGGTTGTCCACGATTGCTGAGTGAGCTGAGTAGGCTCTGGTTACCTATTTTACCAAACAAAACTCCAGAACAGCAGGCGCAACAAGAGTCACTCCTCGAACAGGTGAAAGATTTTCATGAATCTCTCGTGGATCAATGCAGTGTTTCTGCCGCCTTTGGGGATAACATTTCAGGGGATAACATTTCACCGGATTATCTATTCATTTATGAACTGAAAGATGAACACGCTGCTAAAGTTTATATGGATGAGATATTTCTGGAACAACTCAATGACCAAGGCATTCGTATGGGTAAATCGATAATGCATAACCGCATTGAGATTAAAAGTTACGTCTTTCCCAGTCTCAAAGAGACACTTCCAGTGGAATTGCCAGAGGAAATTTCTGGTTTGATCCCGACCGAATGGCACTGGTCTTATGCGTTCACTGAGGGGCAGCTGCTTTTCTCAGTGGGTACGGGTCCAGGATCAATTCAAATGGCACTTGATAGAAGATTAGGAAACGAGGAAAGGTTTTCTGACCATCCGAGTTATCAGAAACTCGTTGAAAACTTAGGGAGTGATAACAACATTTTCGTTGCGATCTCCCCGACTATTCTTGCTAAAAATTCTGCGTCGATATTAGGGGGAATGGACCCAGACAATGCAGGGATGCAACTTATTGCGGGACTCTTCATGAGTCTGCCGGAGAACTACAGTATCGGTCTTTCTGCCAAAAAACGGGACAGTAGCAGCATTGGTGCGAAACTGTTCATTGATCTCGGTGATTTCAAACAGTTTATACAAATGATAACGATGATGGGTCAAATGGTCCAGATGCCAGAGATGCAATAA
- a CDS encoding sigma-70 family RNA polymerase sigma factor, with product MKNSDVELIQQILDGDDNAFSELVKKYEKPVHALVWRKLGDFHTAEEITQDTFLKAYQRLATLKKPQRFAGWLYVIAANNCSTWLRKKRLRMQSLEETSVSQLEKATYSGYVVEENERTAAEVQREVVKNLLAKLQESERTVMTLHYFSEMSAAEIGEFLGVSVNTIKSRLQRARQRLRKEEPLIREALENFKITPHLTENIMREVSRMKPTAPSGGKPLMPWALSAATAIVIFLIMGVGSQYLARFQRPYNVDAQSETTIEIIDAPIVLDTQAKPDLRNQAGRFDTIGKNVGAGAQLSEPVALGAAQVEKEVRPSTKQQWIQASGPEGGAISGLLASSSGDVYAASSIGIYRLSPDAQAWTLVNTTVPTTDPSNSEPSGLIPMAERGDVLYLVSTDKVFASTDRGETWKSFGVRPKGSAVGLVVTDKALYLGLREKGVFRYTDTDKQWTSLTDGALDGKVFALTALGDTVFVGTNRGLYRLSSGVWEKLSVETTKSVQSLAVSGNNLYIGTGLDFYEFNEEIDPVAIGQLMGQMFMNNKGAYEIFHSTDLGDSWTEITPTNRSITRIISLGIRVVAVGDTLLALGVGGFRSTDRGQTWTEFALNENSLTLSIFPAVSVNENTFFKAGPLGATRSIDGGASWHRFMANMVGTRILDLVEFKNGLYANTGRTVVKSVDGGESWKRVFVDFSVSALEPIEKKNRTSQIHFPKLAVADGVFYIVTPEKSKLRVFHKSVDGNTLTSIAGMPVLGKDVSRNVQEAEQDEAYEKVMADDTANTIEKAGKVTGIFSNLLEALQEEQEERELVEAGGFAVSGDTFYLEYKRGLFKWEPGEPEWVHTGLIDASEQNDDELDRGFQLAVSGETIYVGKRDGHLFRSLDGGDTWRDLTPNLPLRFTRFNEIVFTNSTVYVATDAGVLASQTGEDWRAITDKVGTHIVIDRLAMADTEVYGAGDPGVYRLNSRNRWEKISPEVPDGVVALVINGKRLYVATEQRGMFHVLLETENDSLTQ from the coding sequence ATGAAAAACAGTGATGTTGAACTCATTCAGCAGATTCTTGATGGTGATGATAATGCTTTCAGTGAACTTGTGAAAAAATATGAAAAGCCGGTTCACGCACTTGTGTGGCGGAAACTTGGTGATTTCCATACCGCTGAGGAGATTACCCAAGATACGTTCCTGAAAGCGTACCAGAGACTTGCGACATTGAAGAAACCGCAGCGTTTTGCGGGCTGGCTTTATGTCATAGCCGCAAATAACTGTAGTACATGGCTGCGGAAAAAGCGTTTGCGGATGCAGTCATTAGAGGAAACAAGTGTCTCACAGTTAGAAAAAGCGACATATTCCGGATATGTTGTTGAGGAAAACGAGCGGACAGCGGCGGAAGTGCAGCGTGAAGTCGTGAAAAACTTGCTTGCGAAACTCCAAGAGAGTGAACGCACGGTGATGACCCTGCATTATTTCAGCGAAATGTCGGCTGCAGAAATCGGTGAATTTTTAGGTGTATCCGTAAATACTATTAAGAGTCGTCTTCAGCGTGCCAGGCAGCGTTTAAGGAAAGAGGAACCACTCATAAGAGAGGCGTTAGAAAATTTCAAAATCACACCGCATCTAACGGAGAACATCATGCGAGAGGTTTCACGTATGAAGCCTACTGCACCGTCTGGTGGTAAGCCGTTAATGCCGTGGGCACTTTCTGCAGCAACAGCCATTGTTATTTTTCTCATAATGGGAGTAGGATCTCAATACCTTGCCCGCTTTCAAAGACCCTACAATGTGGATGCACAATCGGAAACCACCATTGAAATTATTGACGCGCCCATCGTCCTTGACACACAGGCAAAACCTGATTTACGGAACCAAGCGGGGCGGTTCGATACCATTGGCAAGAATGTCGGTGCTGGTGCGCAACTTTCGGAACCTGTTGCACTTGGTGCAGCGCAGGTAGAAAAAGAAGTACGACCGTCAACGAAACAGCAGTGGATACAAGCAAGCGGACCGGAAGGCGGTGCGATATCGGGTTTGCTGGCAAGTTCCAGCGGAGATGTCTATGCTGCCTCCTCCATTGGTATCTATAGGTTGAGTCCAGATGCTCAGGCGTGGACGCTTGTCAACACTACCGTTCCGACGACCGATCCATCAAATTCTGAACCCTCTGGTCTGATACCGATGGCAGAGCGAGGTGATGTCCTCTATCTTGTTTCCACTGATAAGGTATTTGCCTCGACCGATAGAGGCGAAACATGGAAGTCATTTGGTGTGCGTCCAAAGGGATCTGCTGTCGGTTTAGTGGTAACGGATAAAGCATTGTATCTTGGGCTTCGAGAGAAAGGGGTTTTCAGGTACACGGATACTGATAAGCAGTGGACTTCTCTAACTGATGGGGCATTGGATGGAAAAGTGTTCGCACTGACTGCGCTTGGAGATACAGTATTTGTTGGCACGAACCGAGGTCTCTATCGCCTAAGCTCAGGCGTGTGGGAAAAGTTATCGGTAGAGACTACCAAATCCGTTCAGTCCTTGGCGGTTTCTGGAAACAATCTCTATATAGGTACAGGGCTGGATTTTTATGAATTCAATGAAGAGATTGATCCCGTGGCAATAGGACAGTTGATGGGACAAATGTTCATGAACAATAAAGGGGCATACGAGATTTTCCACTCAACTGATTTGGGAGATTCGTGGACTGAGATAACGCCCACAAACAGATCTATTACCAGAATAATATCACTGGGTATCAGAGTCGTGGCTGTCGGTGATACTCTCTTGGCACTTGGGGTGGGTGGATTTCGTTCAACCGACCGTGGACAAACGTGGACAGAATTTGCCCTCAATGAGAATTCACTGACTTTGAGTATATTTCCAGCTGTGAGCGTAAACGAAAATACTTTTTTCAAGGCGGGACCCCTCGGTGCTACACGTTCAATTGATGGTGGCGCGTCATGGCATCGCTTTATGGCAAATATGGTGGGGACCAGAATACTGGATTTAGTGGAATTTAAAAATGGTCTCTACGCCAATACCGGCAGAACTGTTGTCAAATCGGTTGACGGTGGGGAGTCTTGGAAACGTGTTTTTGTTGATTTTAGTGTCTCTGCACTTGAACCGATAGAGAAGAAAAACCGCACAAGTCAAATCCATTTCCCAAAGTTAGCGGTTGCCGATGGTGTGTTTTACATTGTTACACCGGAAAAAAGCAAACTGCGCGTTTTTCATAAATCTGTTGACGGCAACACACTAACCTCAATTGCAGGCATGCCCGTTTTGGGAAAAGATGTTTCCAGAAATGTACAAGAGGCAGAGCAGGACGAAGCGTATGAAAAAGTTATGGCAGATGACACCGCTAATACCATCGAAAAAGCAGGTAAGGTAACTGGTATTTTCAGTAATCTCCTTGAAGCACTACAAGAGGAACAGGAAGAACGGGAATTGGTCGAGGCTGGTGGATTTGCGGTCAGTGGAGATACATTTTACCTGGAATATAAACGAGGGCTTTTCAAATGGGAACCGGGCGAACCAGAATGGGTGCATACGGGGTTAATAGATGCCAGTGAACAGAATGATGACGAACTTGACAGAGGATTCCAATTAGCGGTTTCCGGGGAGACGATCTACGTAGGAAAACGCGACGGTCATCTTTTTCGATCACTCGATGGTGGTGACACATGGAGAGACTTAACTCCAAATTTACCGCTCCGTTTTACACGTTTCAACGAGATAGTCTTCACGAATTCAACGGTGTATGTCGCCACGGACGCAGGTGTTTTGGCATCGCAAACTGGAGAAGATTGGCGCGCGATAACCGATAAGGTGGGGACGCACATCGTCATAGATCGCTTGGCTATGGCAGACACGGAGGTTTATGGTGCTGGCGATCCTGGTGTTTACCGGTTGAACAGTCGAAACAGGTGGGAAAAAATCTCGCCGGAAGTTCCAGATGGTGTTGTTGCTCTTGTTATCAATGGTAAGAGACTTTATGTAGCTACCGAACAGCGCGGGATGTTTCACGTCTTGCTCGAAACAGAAAATGATTCATTAACGCAATAG